One region of Azospirillum lipoferum 4B genomic DNA includes:
- a CDS encoding AMP-binding protein, whose translation MTGRRPAWIHPAFRLIEGGDLFGWPELAGLPVPAGGVVQADRPSRVLAALAAAEAAGQGLLLARGAADGDGWQPGRGFSVTLESSGTTGAPKRLRHDFDRLRGRLRGVAEEGARWLLTYDPGAFAGLQVMLTAAAAGALLVAMPRSASVGGGIPGLAEAARCHAVTHVSGTPSFWRAFLMALGDAELPLRAVTLGGEAADQPLLDRLAERFPGARLRHIYASTEAGALFAVADGRAGFPASWLDEAPDGLALRIVDGVLEVRSPRAAPGIGDAEGWLSTGDLVDRQGDRVLFAGRLDGLVNVGGVKVSPEAVERRLLAVGGVADAAVSAVPSPITGHLLTATIVPAPGVDGEALRAALRAATADLPPAARPRALTFADHIPLSAAGKKSRKGAA comes from the coding sequence ATGACCGGGCGCCGCCCCGCCTGGATCCATCCCGCCTTCCGCCTGATCGAGGGGGGAGACCTGTTCGGCTGGCCGGAGCTTGCCGGGCTGCCGGTGCCGGCCGGCGGCGTGGTGCAGGCCGACCGGCCGTCGCGCGTGCTGGCGGCGCTGGCCGCCGCCGAGGCAGCGGGGCAGGGGCTGCTGCTGGCCCGCGGCGCCGCGGATGGCGATGGCTGGCAGCCGGGGCGGGGCTTTTCCGTCACGCTGGAAAGCTCCGGGACCACCGGGGCGCCCAAACGCCTGCGCCACGATTTCGACCGTCTGCGCGGCCGTCTGCGCGGCGTGGCGGAGGAGGGGGCGCGCTGGCTGCTGACCTATGATCCGGGCGCCTTCGCCGGCCTGCAGGTGATGCTGACCGCGGCGGCGGCCGGGGCGCTGCTGGTCGCCATGCCTCGCAGCGCTTCCGTCGGCGGCGGCATCCCCGGTCTGGCGGAAGCGGCGCGCTGCCACGCGGTGACCCATGTCAGCGGCACCCCCAGCTTCTGGCGTGCCTTCCTGATGGCGCTGGGCGATGCGGAGCTGCCGCTCCGGGCGGTGACGCTGGGCGGGGAAGCGGCGGACCAGCCTCTGCTCGACCGGCTGGCGGAACGTTTTCCCGGCGCGCGCCTGCGGCACATCTACGCCTCGACCGAGGCGGGGGCGCTGTTCGCCGTCGCCGACGGCCGTGCCGGCTTCCCGGCCTCCTGGCTGGACGAGGCGCCTGACGGGCTCGCCCTGCGGATCGTGGACGGCGTGCTGGAGGTGCGCAGCCCGCGCGCGGCACCGGGGATCGGCGATGCGGAAGGCTGGCTGTCCACCGGCGATCTGGTGGACCGGCAGGGCGACCGCGTTCTGTTCGCCGGCCGGCTGGACGGTCTGGTCAATGTCGGCGGGGTGAAGGTCTCGCCGGAGGCGGTGGAGCGCCGGCTGCTGGCGGTCGGCGGGGTGGCCGATGCCGCAGTGTCCGCGGTGCCGAGCCCGATCACCGGCCATCTGCTGACCGCCACCATCGTGCCGGCGCCGGGTGTCGACGGGGAGGCCCTGCGGGCCGCCCTGCGCGCGGCGACCGCCGACCTGCCGCCGGCGGCGCGCCCGCGCGCCCTGACCTTCGCCGACCATATCCCGCTGAGTGCGGCGGGCAAGAAGAGCCGAAAGGGAGCCGCATGA
- a CDS encoding SDR family NAD(P)-dependent oxidoreductase encodes MTASAAPAPAAAIEPKRHVIVTGGSRGLGLALVEALLADGYRVSTCSRSSSEALERLAGPDLFWQSCRIGEGDEVRAFFDAAVAWGGASPLWGLVNNAGIAREGVLATFPEVDAEAVIQTNLTGALQAARAFLRAKLVERGAGPKGGRIVNISSIIGQRGYVGLAAYSASKAGLDGLTRALAREVGRRAITVNSVAPGYLDTEMSGTLSDGQRDQIVRRTPLGRLGTAADVVPPVRFLLGDGGAFITGQTLTVDGGITC; translated from the coding sequence ATGACCGCGTCCGCAGCCCCAGCCCCAGCCGCAGCCATAGAACCGAAGCGCCACGTCATCGTCACCGGGGGCAGCCGCGGCCTCGGCCTTGCGCTGGTGGAGGCGCTGCTGGCCGACGGCTATCGGGTGTCCACCTGCAGCCGTTCGTCCTCCGAAGCGCTGGAGCGGCTGGCCGGACCCGACCTGTTCTGGCAGTCCTGCCGCATCGGCGAGGGCGACGAGGTGCGCGCCTTCTTCGACGCCGCCGTCGCCTGGGGCGGCGCCTCGCCGCTGTGGGGGCTGGTCAACAATGCCGGGATCGCGCGCGAAGGCGTGCTGGCGACCTTCCCGGAGGTGGATGCCGAGGCGGTGATCCAGACCAACCTGACCGGGGCGCTGCAGGCCGCCCGCGCCTTCCTGCGCGCCAAGCTGGTGGAACGCGGCGCCGGCCCCAAGGGGGGGCGCATCGTCAACATCTCCTCCATCATCGGGCAGCGCGGCTATGTCGGGCTGGCGGCCTATTCGGCATCGAAGGCCGGGCTCGACGGGCTGACGCGGGCGCTGGCGCGCGAGGTCGGGCGGCGGGCGATCACCGTCAATTCGGTGGCGCCGGGCTATCTCGACACCGAAATGTCGGGCACCCTGTCGGACGGGCAGCGCGACCAGATCGTGCGGCGCACGCCGCTGGGCCGGCTCGGCACCGCGGCGGACGTGGTGCCGCCGGTCCGGTTCCTGCTGGGCGATGGCGGCGCTTTCATCACGGGACAGACCCTTACGGTGGACGGCGGCATCACCTGTTGA
- a CDS encoding 3-oxoacyl-ACP synthase III family protein — protein sequence MVASRIDGVCVRGIVGCVPEGRETVEDLARRFGEDAARRIAAATGIEERRIAAPGQCTSDLVEAAARRLLDGLGWEPGSIDLLVLVTQTHDHTLPGTASLLHRRLGLRKGAAVLDLTHGCSGFVYGLWTAAGLLKAAGRRALLLVGDTTSRLVDPDDRTVAPLFGDGAAATALELDGSAAPMAFDLGSDGAGAPYLSAEGGAMRHPDRPARLFMDGTQVFAFTLREVPGSLRAALDTAGWTMETVDHLVLHQANAQMIRHLGQKLGMAADRTLVALQDVGNTSSASIPLAIAGALAVPLMAGTRRLLLSGFGVGWSWGSAALAVGPLAMCETVVLTGRKYPAESAAPASPAA from the coding sequence ATGGTCGCCAGCCGGATCGACGGGGTATGCGTGCGCGGCATCGTCGGCTGCGTGCCGGAAGGGCGCGAAACGGTGGAGGATCTGGCCCGCCGCTTCGGCGAGGACGCGGCGCGCCGGATCGCCGCCGCCACCGGCATCGAGGAGCGGCGGATCGCCGCCCCCGGCCAATGCACCAGCGACCTGGTGGAAGCCGCGGCGCGCCGCCTGCTCGACGGGCTCGGTTGGGAGCCCGGCAGCATCGACCTGCTGGTCCTGGTGACGCAGACCCACGACCACACGCTTCCCGGTACCGCATCGCTCCTGCATCGGCGGCTGGGGCTGCGGAAGGGGGCCGCCGTGCTGGACCTCACCCATGGCTGCTCCGGCTTCGTCTATGGGTTGTGGACCGCGGCGGGGCTGCTGAAGGCCGCCGGGCGGCGGGCGCTTCTTCTGGTCGGCGATACCACGTCGCGTCTGGTCGATCCGGACGACAGGACGGTGGCGCCGCTGTTCGGCGACGGCGCGGCAGCGACAGCTCTGGAACTGGACGGCAGTGCGGCGCCGATGGCCTTCGACCTCGGAAGCGACGGTGCCGGCGCGCCTTACCTGTCCGCGGAGGGCGGTGCGATGCGCCATCCCGACCGGCCGGCGCGCCTGTTCATGGATGGAACCCAGGTCTTCGCCTTCACCCTGCGCGAGGTGCCCGGCAGCTTGCGGGCTGCGCTCGACACCGCCGGCTGGACGATGGAAACGGTCGACCATCTCGTCCTGCATCAGGCCAACGCCCAGATGATCCGTCATCTCGGCCAGAAACTGGGCATGGCGGCCGACCGCACGCTGGTGGCCTTGCAGGACGTCGGCAACACCAGTTCCGCCTCCATCCCGCTGGCGATCGCCGGCGCTCTGGCGGTGCCGCTTATGGCCGGGACGCGCCGGCTGCTGCTGTCGGGCTTCGGCGTCGGCTGGTCCTGGGGCAGTGCCGCACTCGCCGTCGGGCCGCTCGCGATGTGTGAAACGGTTGTCCTGACCGGCAGGAAATACCCGGCAGAATCTGCCGCCCCGGCAAGCCCTGCCGCCTGA
- a CDS encoding flagellin yields the protein MAGNVTLSSSMRTNLLQLQSTQEQINKKQNILSTGNKINTALDGPTAFFSAKGLNQRAGDLTSLKDAMGQSISTIQAADKGLTSIDAMVDQAKGLTTAAYAALGNDAASVATRKSLAAQFNTLRGQIDKLAADSGYGGKNLIAGNGLSMDSTSESRAAVNTITGVDNARVTNVQRADTYSIRIQGDGSIEGKASDIAKAESAHGLTGLKLSGTMSSTSGSFSNVQIEVRGANGRTRDFIVSDGKESRTISYFDNTQTTSTKLQTAGTSSVAQVSTVNVSGTIEEGDIFSITVEGQTFSYTATSGDVATGQTASVNVATQLQASISTAISGGRLQGKDVASASIGTGGTITLTGAAPGGTTRDFTVTSSTTNALTKKISESFASGTVVTFTVDRQLLEAANNQGNGISTIEKKVDLQVQVTNSNGAQVTRDGTNEQGDSKLANGEQSYAFDSGTVRMNIDEKTIKQAASANCSANIVTKQISDANSSNDITVQLNETNTNSITVNAVNLSTSGQGLKLDEAQNDWTDRADIDKAVAGLDNAKATIRSASQSLSTNLNIITTRENFTKEFSDVLTEGASKLTLADQNEEGASLLMLQTRQQLGTIALSLANQSQQSILRLF from the coding sequence ATGGCTGGCAACGTTACCCTCTCGTCCTCGATGCGGACGAACCTGCTGCAGCTGCAGAGCACGCAGGAACAGATCAACAAGAAGCAGAACATCCTGTCGACGGGCAACAAGATCAACACCGCCCTCGACGGTCCGACCGCCTTCTTCTCGGCCAAGGGCCTGAACCAGCGCGCCGGCGACCTGACCTCGCTGAAGGACGCGATGGGTCAGTCGATCAGCACCATCCAGGCCGCCGACAAGGGCCTGACCTCGATCGATGCCATGGTCGACCAGGCCAAGGGCCTGACCACCGCGGCCTATGCCGCCCTGGGCAACGACGCTGCCTCCGTGGCCACTCGCAAGTCGCTGGCCGCCCAGTTCAACACGCTGCGCGGGCAGATCGACAAGCTGGCCGCCGACAGCGGTTACGGCGGCAAGAACCTGATCGCCGGCAACGGCCTGAGCATGGACAGCACCAGCGAGTCCCGTGCCGCCGTCAACACCATCACCGGCGTGGACAACGCCCGCGTCACCAACGTCCAGCGGGCCGACACCTATTCGATCCGCATCCAGGGCGACGGTTCGATCGAAGGCAAGGCCTCCGACATCGCCAAGGCCGAAAGCGCGCATGGACTGACCGGCCTGAAGCTGTCGGGTACGATGTCCAGCACGTCGGGCAGCTTCTCCAACGTCCAGATCGAAGTCCGCGGCGCCAACGGCCGCACCCGTGACTTCATCGTGTCGGACGGCAAGGAAAGCCGCACCATCTCCTACTTCGACAACACGCAGACGACCAGCACCAAGCTGCAGACCGCCGGCACCTCCAGCGTCGCTCAGGTCTCCACGGTGAACGTCAGCGGCACCATCGAAGAAGGCGACATCTTCTCGATCACCGTCGAAGGCCAGACCTTCAGCTACACCGCGACCTCCGGCGACGTGGCCACCGGCCAGACCGCCTCTGTCAACGTCGCAACCCAGCTGCAGGCCTCGATCAGCACCGCCATCTCCGGCGGCCGGCTGCAGGGCAAGGACGTCGCCTCCGCCTCGATCGGCACCGGCGGCACGATCACCCTGACCGGTGCTGCGCCGGGCGGCACGACCCGCGACTTCACCGTGACCTCCAGCACGACCAACGCGCTGACCAAGAAGATCTCGGAAAGCTTCGCGTCGGGCACGGTGGTGACCTTCACCGTCGACCGCCAACTGCTGGAAGCGGCGAACAACCAGGGCAACGGCATCTCGACCATCGAGAAGAAGGTCGATCTGCAGGTCCAGGTCACCAATTCCAACGGTGCCCAGGTCACCCGCGACGGCACGAACGAGCAGGGCGACAGCAAGCTGGCCAACGGCGAGCAGTCCTACGCCTTCGACAGCGGCACAGTCCGCATGAACATCGACGAGAAGACCATCAAGCAGGCAGCCTCGGCGAACTGCTCGGCGAACATCGTCACCAAGCAGATTTCCGACGCCAACTCGTCGAACGACATCACAGTCCAGCTGAACGAGACGAACACCAACTCGATCACCGTGAACGCGGTGAACCTGAGCACCAGCGGCCAGGGCCTGAAGCTCGACGAAGCGCAGAACGACTGGACGGACCGCGCCGACATCGACAAGGCGGTTGCCGGTCTCGACAACGCCAAGGCGACGATCCGCTCCGCGTCGCAGTCGCTGTCGACCAACCTGAACATCATCACGACCCGCGAGAACTTCACCAAGGAGTTCAGCGACGTGCTGACGGAAGGCGCCAGCAAGCTGACGCTGGCCGATCAGAACGAGGAAGGCGCCAGCCTGCTGATGCTGCAGACACGTCAGCAGCTCGGCACCATCGCCCTCTCGCTGGCCAACCAGTCGCAGCAGTCGATCCTGCGTCTGTTCTAA
- a CDS encoding flagellar biosynthesis repressor FlbT, producing MPLKFVLRPNEKVIINGAVIGAGDRPGSFFLYNTANFLRGREVLKEEQIDCIEKKLYFVIQLVYIFPEDATLNLQRFASILDETRQARPDASKVLDEIERLVEARNYYRALKLCRKMFRSADGGAGNGGTGDAEAGDDDDAPADDRMP from the coding sequence ATGCCGCTCAAGTTCGTTCTTCGTCCCAACGAGAAGGTCATCATCAACGGCGCCGTCATCGGTGCCGGCGACCGTCCGGGCTCGTTCTTCCTCTACAACACCGCGAATTTCCTGAGGGGACGCGAGGTCCTGAAGGAAGAGCAGATCGACTGTATCGAGAAGAAGCTCTATTTCGTCATCCAGCTCGTCTACATCTTCCCGGAAGATGCGACGCTTAACCTCCAGCGCTTCGCATCGATCCTCGACGAAACGCGTCAGGCGCGTCCCGACGCCTCCAAGGTGCTGGACGAGATCGAACGCCTCGTCGAAGCCCGCAACTACTACCGGGCGCTGAAACTCTGTCGCAAAATGTTCAGGTCCGCCGACGGCGGCGCCGGCAATGGCGGAACCGGAGACGCCGAGGCGGGTGACGACGACGACGCACCGGCCGACGATCGGATGCCGTGA